The DNA sequence cgaatttttagaaaatgagTGCACAAAAGCGAAGatcgtttaagaaaaaattggaaaagtaCACTTCGCAAAGAATCGCTTTATCGGTAATCGACCAAAAACAGAAAGAGTTAGATGAGGAATGTAATACGATGATACGTACAATTAAGCGTACCGTTGCGGAAGCATTCGTCGCAAACAGTAAGTTTCCGTCGACTCGACGATGATTTTGCATTTGAAAATACTTAACAATTCGTTTACCTCTAATTAAGCCATTGCATCTGAGgaattttacttaatttctGGGAATTATTTCACTAAAATCGAACAAGAATATCTACCTGCGGAGATTGCAATGGTGAAGTTTTCGTTCGAAAACGGAATTACCAACAAATACCACACCTATGTCGCTCCAGGTAAATtagatttacattttatttattgttccACTGATACTGCAGCACACGAACCATCTATACGTCACTGTTTTCGAATTTATGAAATCGATAGGGGctgttcataaattacgtgaCTAAAGAAAAGGTATGGGTTCTTGCGTCTGCTTGACattccatacaatttttctttgaaaacttGCATTCGTTCTGCCTGACAGGGGAAGAAAATGGAGATTTTAGCGTTACttaatttatgaatggcccCATACGTCGtggtaaaatttattatttttgaatccGCGGGACGAAACGGTGTCTCCTTAAAAAAACCTTCGTTTTCCCCATATCcagaaaatatccaaatggGTTATCAGGCCGACGCGATAGAGCATTCAACAAATACCCACCGGCTGGCTGTACCTCCTAATGCCACAGGCGAGAGGAACTATCAACGtattttgaacgaaatgaaaaGATTCATGGGCGAACCGACGCCGATTCTTTTTactttcgaagaaaatattgccATGATCAAGTCGTTCATCCGATTGTTCGCAAATTCTGGAAACAATGACGATATTAAGGTGTATCCGTTGCATCAGCTATTCTACGAAATTAAGGTAATGACCGCCAAAAACAGTGCGATGGAGCGACCATCATTCGGATCGATTAACATTGCCAAAGAACATCTGCGACGCTATGATTGCGTGTTGACAGCTGGTACTGCATGTGCGGTGGGTTCggaaatttatgatttatatTTCGGACCTCGTCGGcaataaattttggttttcacTTGTCAACAGTACCACGAACTGGATTGTGGGAAACACTGTCCCTTGAGCCATGTTCAACATTGGGCGTACATTTTGTTCCACCACATTTGCGGCGATTTGAACATTAAGCTGATTTCTGGTGAACATTCTCCATGTGAGGTTTGTGCATTCAAACGAGTCGGTCAATTGAAGTCATCGACCAAAAAACAATCATTCACAGGGACAATCATCACGCTCCGCAATCGCATCGAATGTAGTTACGGGTCTGACTGCTCGGGTCGACCGAGTCTTGTCAGTTCAAAACGACAAAGATATTCCGACATTGGCCAGCCGCATTAATCGTAAAAGACCTGGTGGAGCGTTGAAAAGTCCGAAGATCTCAACATTTGATAGCacttgaaaataatattaaagaACAACACGGATAACACGACACGATAACCTGAGGAAATTTCAACCTtctttttattcgatgaagtattgaaatcctcaggtcaagttcgaaaatgggtggtatcggttcaagcATCTGGTAATAGTACTCAAAAGAAGCCTTTTTattctttgttaacacgataacttaagtaattctcaaccgatttaaaaaacatagctaacgccgacccgtacgaaacacctattcgtatcaaaagcctttaatgtgaaactcttcatttctcttacttcattttcttctctgctgaaaaactattctccctttaaaatcacttacattatccactctttgccttgttatcatatacaactaaattgccggaggcaatatagaccgccccgtacgaagacaaatttcataaattcctatttaaacagctatataccgctatatttaactatatttcactataaataaacatttcacagataaatatatgatattatatagctctatatgcctgtatatagctcaatatagctgtatataggtatatatagatgtccgtatatggaatccctgaaaccccacacacataacaaattatttccatgttaacagaaactcatttttcaagtatcatttttcccaagatatttctattttactaaaatccaatatggccgccggcagccattttgttaggagaacggaaatagtaccgacgctttacattcgttaataccgttcaaacaaaaaaaaattcatgaaattcggtcaaaatttactcgagatattgtcaaaatataccacgttcactgtacttccgagtagccagataagagctcactccaagagacctagctcacgctccggagaacataatttcataaattttttttccctgattggtacggtcaatacctatctaataaagctaaaacagacgaaatatgttcaaatgtggccgacctacaagcaaaaactgcttgccgccctgtgcctgttccacaccaaggggtctaactcacgagtcggtcatccgattcccatttccctttttttttgtcgatcggtattgtaaataccttttatttgacgtatcacttacaagtttaacgtttaaatgtccggagatatcttcgaaaagccgtaaagcacttattgggccacagctcgggaggggtcgatccaaaatcactcatcttcgaacttagcctgtcttttgacattaccaaacgggaaaaaaaagaattttcaaaatcggatgcgttttactcaagttatcgtgcatgcagacagacggacagacggacattttttttttttcgcggatttggcatctctagacaaccacaataggtttccccttactcagggagtccaattcgacgtgttacaaacgtatgcgtaaacctataagaccccagtacttcgtacgggtctaattaacgagtgtgaagtttacGGCCAAAGCGAAGCGAGCTTAGTTTTTATTGAGAACACACGCCATTTTACACCGGAAAATTTTACAGAGAacgtttctaagattttcattgaagctaaacagaattaaattatgaacctgtcacatactattcatctgttatcgataacgacgaccaAAATAATGACAGACTCTGGGTAAAATGGTTCTTTATATAGTCAAAAGcatgtttttaaaaattgaagtacaagatttgaaatcaaccaattaaaaatactttgatcgacggaagtaatagattcgataataatacttgtcatatgattgccgtctgtaacaggttaatgaGAGATTTAAACTGTTCTAGTAATTCGTCTTCTAATTATGTTTTTGTGgccatcaaaattatttttcattggaatAAATCAATAAAGTCAAGGGCTTGTTGCATTAGTTTCTGCACTTTTTTTGATCAAATCTTTCCTGTGAACGAAATTATTCGATTAGAGGAACTGAGTCTCAAATTTACACTTCAAATGCACAATCATCATGGCACTACCCATGCATGATTTGTAGTTTGGTGTCCTTGCAAAGTTGAGAACAGTAGCGATCGGAGAAAgttgttttttgatgtttctGTTTGAAGTTCACCGAAATAGTTGAACTTTTACCCATTTTTTCAACTGCCCACACTGAGCAACTTTAGACACAATCAGACCCTATTTACCTTGAAACCCAACACCGAACACGACCTTTTACATTTCGTGTACCTACCtggaaaaatttccaaaaaaccGCATGTTCTCGATCCACTCCCACACAAACGtcgaggatttttttgaaagttctgttgttcaaaatttccattaaaaaagaATAGGAAATAGATTTTAGAAACACTTGATGTAtcttaaaactaatgaaataaacagattttgtatcaacaaTCAAGGAATTATTCGATCGATGCCATCGCGATACGAAAATTGTTTCTCAACTCAAAGGTTAAGAGACTAATTCTTAAACGATTGCgaattaatttatgtttttttttgtgactttATGGTTATACTAGGCATATAATGGTGTTTGAAACGACTAAGACAATGGTTGGGTTACCTTCATGGAAATACCATGTCCAGTTCCTACTGGAAGCTTAGACTATTAACATGGGAAAACATGAAAGCTAAACCTTCCTTATTCCATACAAAACGAACTTACCTAAACCTAGTAAACATTAGCAGCTTAGTCTGGATGTTTTTATAAATCTTTTATTGCAACcatagaaatgataacagatgtcgCTGTCGcaatctgttatcatttctctcgAACATTTTAAACGATTTCCGTTTTTCATCGTTACCGATCGTTTGAGCTTATCTATTGCTTTCACAGAGGGAATCGCAAATCAACATTGATGCGGTTTTGATtctttgatttaatcatttcttttcttcttttaaataaattataaactttataaaaaaataattataacaattttaaataaaaaataacattATTCTGATGACTAAAGCTTTAGGATAAAATCCAAGAATGTATTACACCTAAAATGGAggaaaaacagagaaaaagaaaaaaaattattatttagcATAACCCAAAAATTATATGTCCACATTCTATAAGAATTTTTCTTACTATTACGCGAATAAATATGTCTTCTCCAGATGTTCGTATAACtagaatgaaagaaaataaaattaatgatttttgCTATCAACTTTATATTTcgcttttttatgtttatgtttaaaaaatcgTAATAATAACTGGGGGTTCTCAAGCcatttccaaataaaatttatttcgcaaaataatttaaaaaaaaattcaaatgataaatgaaaatttgatattcaGCCAGCGCTTTAAGTGGAGATAATTTGCTTGTGTGAGAAAAGCGTATATATATTCTTCATGTGGATCTTCACTAACAATCATGTTTGTTGAAACTTGAAACTAAAACGAGTTCAAAAGcgtgaaatttttcaaaatctttttattttcattaatagTTTTTCGGTGATATCGCTTGCAATATCAAAAACATGGTATAAGTTTTGTTAAGTGTTTAATggataatcttttacttctttagtttcaCTATTGCAGATCATCTGCCAGAACACATCttgattttagtttttgtAGTCGATAGTCGACTGAAATAGTTTTTTCTTGTTCGGTTCGAAATGACACAAAACCAAAAGAAAAACGCATTTCAACCATGAGTTGCACTATAAATTGATCACTGCTACGgtacagtgtatcaaacaaattttggcactgtaaaaaaatcttttcaaattttttcatacaaaatagtactctatttggaaGCTGTCACTcaaagcacttttgcttgaagtgcgttggttgaattgattttcattgaaatgtgGTCGCAAATTTTACCAggttgaaaatcattttttttaaccttGTTCAGGGCCACGAGCTGATTaagaatatccaaaaatatcacattTGCGACCACATGTTCAATAAAATGCCATTCAACCACTCCGTGAGGTTGGTGGCTGCTAGAAATCTTGCGCCCgtaggaaaaaaagaaactcgTTACAATTTTGGTAGTAAGGAATCTAGGGCGCCTGTGTAAAGCTTCCTATAATGGTATCTACTCTATCTGCTTTACAACATTGAGATTTGAATTAGGATTCATGTGTAGCATACACCAGTGAAGATGTATTAGGAGGGTAGGGCAGTATCATACAAATGGACCTGGGACAGcatataatttgaaatttaatgcaCAGTGGCGTTACCATTTGCCTAAGAAAAAATGACGCCGCCGTCATTGTCACATCTGCACCCGCTAGACCTGTTACTCCTGTTGCAGTCGTCCTGGCGTTTAGTTTAGGTCTTTTATGGTCAATAAACCGCTTAGACAAATTATACCCCTGACTGGTATTTCGTACAATAAGATGTTACCAAACGCAGTTTTCATATTCAGATGCACATGTCGTGTGATTTTACGTAAAATgttacaccaatacatgtacGCATTGACGCTTTTGATAGCTCGATTTGCCCACTTATTTAATAGGGCAAACACATACTCTCTAAATAATAATTAACTCTTAGATGACAAACCACACCGCTACAAGCTTAACGATAGAATATATCTGGCTATCAACCCTGTTCGTTCTTCTAGTCTTTTAGTCCTTAGCTATTATGTACTTTACACCAATGTCAGGTTTCACACCTTCGGGAATTAAGAACTCCAAGGATCTACCATCAAATGCATCAACGacttcttatcgaaaacaggGAAATTTTCCTGATAGAAGTATAAAGTAGTAAGGGCGTAGGGAACAATGGATCTGGGTTCCTGATTCTCAATGGAGAAACTTCCAAAAAATCTAGCCTAGTTAACCGTTtgtaccagggcctatttttggaaaattaaatttgctaaatttcccaaatttgctaaaattttccaaaaatttgctaaaatttccctaaattttcctaaattttctattttttttggcaaattttggaaatttttggaaatttttagcaattttgggaaatttagcaaatttaattttccaaaaataggccctggtttgtACCCTTATTTGGCGATTTACTCAAAGACTCCCCAGCCTCTTGTCTTGTCAAAAACGAATACGTTCGATTGTGCATGTATGTCCATGATGCATACCATATTTCTTATACGTAATTGTGAACCAGGTCCTTCTAACAGCTCATTTAgtagaaatatttgaatgaacAATGGCCGGATGTTTTGGGAGGGAGACGTTTATCTACTGACACTGATAAATTACTAAAAACAACAATTACTCATTCACATAATGAGTTCATAGCGGCtggtttaaaacaaaaatgcgtTCGGTTATGCAAATAACAAGCAAAAGAAAAGATTCggtttcaaaacatttttaatttgactTCTGGATTTCAGAGCGTCCGAATGATAAAAGTAATTCGTTACACCTAAAAATAGcataaatttctataaaaacaATCGCTTAAAATCTGagccacattcataatatttattatcgttCACGTACACACAATACTTTTTAGTTGTAAGAATGTTTTTAACATCGAGCAGAATGTTATATTAATCAACAACGGGGGAAACATGACAGTTTTaggtttaaaaacaaaaaacaaaaaaaatcgtcaaaattacaaaaattaattcacaaaaatcgGTTCAGCGGTTAGTTTTGTTGTGTTTGTGTTAACCGAGGCGGCAAACCAATCGGTTGATTGTATTGGAATGGGTTATGTAACACTGGCGGCGCAGTTTGTTGTTGATAGGGCATGTTTTGGAAGCGATGCATGGGAACGGGCCGGCTATTTGTCTGTACATTACCCGAAGATGTGGTTGTGAGTAGCGGCATTTCACACTGTTCGCATTTATCAAGTAGGGGATGGTTCTGGAATGTGCACATATTACAGGTCCATGGTAGACCGTCTTCAATCGACAAGCGATTGTTTTCAGTTGACGATGGCGGCGGAGGACGTGGAGGTCTCGGTAACCGTTGACCCGTGTAAATGTTTCGATAAAATGCTGCATCTGTTTCGCCAAGAgctggaaattgtttttttggattaaattcgTTGAATTGTTATACGATACTTGTGCACTAAATAAATCGTCGAACTTACCATAGCCTGGGCCAGCTTCCTCAACTTCTTGGCTCATCTGTTTGCAGTTGAGGCGAAGTCTTTCAATCTCTTCGGCAAGAAGCTGTGAACTGCCTGGTGGCAATTGTGCTTGGAATACATGCAGTTCTCGCTGAAGGCGTTGAAGGCTTTTCTTGTCATTTTCTAATTCAATCGAAAGACGCTGCTTGGACAATAACTGACGATGTAGCAGATCGCCTGaaagaagaaattaaaaattttaattttagtcaAATCCCTGTCGATGGTTTGTCATC is a window from the Bradysia coprophila strain Holo2 unplaced genomic scaffold, BU_Bcop_v1 contig_94, whole genome shotgun sequence genome containing:
- the LOC119085521 gene encoding protein maelstrom homolog, which produces MSAQKRRSFKKKLEKYTSQRIALSVIDQKQKELDEECNTMIRTIKRTVAEAFVANTIASEEFYLISGNYFTKIEQEYLPAEIAMVKFSFENGITNKYHTYVAPENIQMGYQADAIEHSTNTHRLAVPPNATGERNYQRILNEMKRFMGEPTPILFTFEENIAMIKSFIRLFANSGNNDDIKVYPLHQLFYEIKVMTAKNSAMERPSFGSINIAKEHLRRYDCVLTAGTACAYHELDCGKHCPLSHVQHWAYILFHHICGDLNIKLISGEHSPCEGQSSRSAIASNVVTGLTARVDRVLSVQNDKDIPTLASRINRKRPGGALKSPKISTFDST